A genome region from Candidatus Methylomirabilota bacterium includes the following:
- a CDS encoding NYN domain-containing protein, whose product MDAYNVRAMHWMVDGYNVIRRDPALASQEALSIEAGRDALCRLLARTGRESGETFTVVFDGAGRGGAGTGGGGVRVIFSSARESADRVLARLATRGGAVVSNDREVRRAAERAGAVAITTDQFLARLERLGTRDRGAAESQGPSVKDEEPDPPPRPRKGNPRRLPRKGRAATRALGRLDRHRPI is encoded by the coding sequence GTGGACGCGTACAATGTCCGCGCCATGCACTGGATGGTGGACGGCTACAACGTCATCCGCCGCGACCCCGCGCTCGCCTCGCAGGAGGCGCTGAGCATCGAAGCCGGACGCGACGCGCTGTGTCGGCTCCTCGCGCGGACCGGGCGCGAGTCGGGCGAGACATTCACCGTGGTCTTCGACGGGGCGGGGCGCGGAGGCGCCGGCACGGGCGGCGGCGGCGTACGCGTGATCTTTTCGAGCGCGCGTGAGAGCGCCGACCGCGTGCTCGCGCGCCTGGCGACGCGCGGGGGCGCCGTGGTCTCGAACGATCGGGAAGTCCGCCGAGCGGCGGAGCGCGCCGGCGCGGTGGCGATTACCACGGATCAGTTCCTCGCCCGACTCGAGCGTCTCGGCACGCGGGACCGTGGCGCCGCCGAATCCCAGGGTCCCTCTGTCAAGGACGAGGAGCCCGATCCGCCTCCGCGACCCCGGAAGGGCAATCCCCGACGCCTGCCCCGGAAGGGCCGGGCCGCCACTCGCGCGCTCGGCCGTCTCGACCGCCACCGGCCCATCTGA
- a CDS encoding VacJ family lipoprotein, whose product MAGRRVPGRHALGAVLGTLFLLVGLAVGGCGSVSGGLHAETEVLLAATVVPPDAPKPAPDTLLAEPVVAAALANPDALVVGGAGPERDEAVMGTAAPIVGAAGATEGEAELLPMASITDATMTPYLIALAETMTVAQTTPESGPPLEPPLEEYDPWESFNEKMFRFNYNFDKYVLKPVAKGYNFIVPDEVQRMIDRGFLNITFVPRFVNSLLQAKWAGAGRELARFLLNSTVGIGGLWDMAKQEWGIEPSREDFGQTLGVWGVGPGPFLVLPFLPPMTVRDGIGIGVDSAMDPLGYLVGFIPTRLIMKAVNIINDRSLNLEAFEGVEETTVDLYTAVRNAYLQRRERQVKE is encoded by the coding sequence GTGGCTGGGCGAAGGGTCCCGGGACGCCATGCGCTCGGAGCCGTCCTGGGGACGCTGTTCCTCCTGGTAGGCCTCGCGGTCGGCGGCTGCGGCTCGGTGTCGGGTGGTCTCCATGCCGAGACGGAGGTCCTCCTGGCCGCGACGGTGGTGCCTCCCGACGCCCCCAAGCCCGCCCCCGACACGCTCCTCGCCGAGCCCGTTGTGGCCGCCGCGCTGGCGAATCCCGATGCGCTCGTGGTAGGCGGCGCCGGCCCCGAGCGGGACGAGGCCGTGATGGGGACCGCCGCGCCCATCGTGGGCGCCGCCGGCGCCACCGAGGGCGAGGCCGAGCTCCTCCCGATGGCGTCGATCACCGACGCCACGATGACGCCCTACCTGATCGCGCTCGCCGAGACCATGACGGTCGCCCAGACCACCCCGGAGAGCGGCCCGCCGCTGGAGCCGCCCCTCGAGGAGTACGACCCCTGGGAGTCGTTCAACGAGAAGATGTTCAGGTTCAACTACAACTTCGACAAGTACGTGCTGAAGCCCGTCGCCAAGGGCTACAACTTCATCGTCCCGGACGAGGTGCAACGGATGATCGACCGGGGCTTCCTGAATATCACCTTCGTGCCGCGCTTCGTGAACAGCCTGCTCCAGGCCAAGTGGGCGGGGGCGGGCCGCGAGCTCGCGCGCTTCCTCCTCAACTCCACGGTCGGGATCGGCGGGCTCTGGGACATGGCCAAGCAGGAATGGGGCATCGAGCCGAGCAGGGAGGATTTCGGGCAAACGCTCGGAGTCTGGGGGGTGGGGCCGGGACCCTTCCTGGTCTTACCGTTCTTGCCGCCGATGACCGTCCGGGACGGCATCGGCATCGGCGTGGACAGCGCCATGGATCCGCTGGGCTACCTCGTGGGGTTCATCCCGACGCGCCTGATCATGAAGGCTGTCAACATCATCAATGACCGGTCGCTGAACCTGGAGGCGTTCGAGGGCGTCGAGGAGACCACGGTGGATCTCTACACCGCGGTCCGCAACGCTTACCTCCAGCGCCGGGAGCGGCAGGTCAAGGAGTAG
- a CDS encoding NAD(P)-dependent oxidoreductase, giving the protein MHVGFVGTGNMGRPMAANVLKAGHTLTVFDLSPAATAPLEKAGATRAAGLPALASSVRVTLMSLPDAKAVEAALFGAGGAPGLMSGAKAGDFIFDLSTVGPASTRALAARTAQQGVRLVDAPVSGSVSGAEAGTLAVMIGAPEADVKAFAPIFRAIGKSLFFLGEVGKGNILKLLNNYVALTNQAALCEAMALADRLGVSRQTVGDVVGKSSGASFILERKLAALVKHDYSPGFFVDLARKDLGLGLDLMAETKGQSAVGRAAWELYGRASEAGLGKLDTCGLLGLLEPRPTP; this is encoded by the coding sequence ATGCATGTCGGCTTCGTCGGAACCGGAAACATGGGCCGCCCCATGGCGGCCAACGTCCTCAAGGCCGGGCATACGCTGACGGTCTTCGATCTCAGCCCCGCGGCCACGGCTCCCCTGGAGAAGGCCGGCGCCACGCGGGCCGCCGGCCTTCCGGCGCTGGCGTCATCGGTGCGGGTGACGCTCATGAGCCTGCCCGATGCGAAGGCCGTCGAGGCAGCGCTGTTCGGCGCGGGCGGCGCTCCCGGATTGATGTCCGGGGCGAAGGCGGGCGATTTCATCTTCGACCTCTCGACGGTCGGACCCGCCAGCACACGGGCCTTGGCCGCCCGGACCGCCCAGCAGGGCGTGCGTCTGGTCGACGCGCCTGTGAGCGGCAGCGTGAGCGGCGCCGAGGCGGGGACGCTGGCCGTGATGATCGGGGCGCCCGAGGCCGACGTGAAGGCGTTCGCGCCGATCTTCCGCGCCATCGGCAAGAGCCTCTTCTTCCTCGGCGAGGTCGGGAAGGGGAACATCCTGAAGCTCCTCAACAACTACGTCGCCCTCACCAATCAAGCGGCGCTGTGCGAGGCGATGGCCCTGGCCGACCGGCTGGGTGTATCCCGCCAGACCGTGGGCGACGTGGTGGGCAAGAGCTCCGGCGCCAGCTTCATCCTGGAGCGGAAGCTCGCCGCCCTCGTCAAGCACGACTACAGCCCCGGCTTCTTCGTGGATTTGGCCCGGAAGGACCTTGGGCTGGGCCTCGACCTCATGGCGGAGACCAAGGGCCAGAGCGCGGTGGGACGCGCGGCGTGGGAGCTCTACGGGCGGGCGAGCGAGGCCGGGCTGGGGAAGCTCGACACTTGCGGCCTGCTGGGACTGCTTGAGCCCCGGCCTACTCCTTGA